A genomic segment from Diospyros lotus cultivar Yz01 chromosome 5, ASM1463336v1, whole genome shotgun sequence encodes:
- the LOC127802577 gene encoding uncharacterized protein LOC127802577 isoform X2 has translation MKRKCSSGRRKPKLAHVMGAEEASPNVVSLKTRGNLGLEDPDDTEVNNRIEIGMEENGNHRSRQQGGSKNQKVIDAAMEDGMRSFPETNAVECADLSMKARSRMTRSSRGLSSSGINPSFNAVLEQEEQMHPKEPNMSQDSQYKEQELEAALAVIRKVMKMDAAKPFNVPADPIALGIPEYFDLINTGTPVDFGTICSNLQNGVEYKNSKDVLRDVQHIWDQCHKYNRKGHVLELMKQVKKSFTQLWTEAGLYWEQQEDIGGHSHLPPPTTRCSMHEHSQSYQSMQRTCQCQLGSVRRQTSNPQAGTSVGIKGSTLRRSPRGHRCQVDPLNDRPTCSQQGVLWLSQPQLQQHLPSVSCGHPYESRQRSCQCQPTSGQLQHSQPFDGIDISNAGEDFYSSPPEQSMIRLTKRGRKYPIGPMNDYISQGHQDQITSGNTLPDRPPPSRGQQHQPQGQGCLISSPLHPSFVQLDPGVEIDSAEERFSSSPPPAESMIRCSKHQPRYLASPMTQQSDRTPSQMKLHQPSSSCGPPHDSHHGTCRVLMSSCQTQAATDTGNAASSSIRRKGRGPTRCLNVWNTEGKILIATNELGQPIGLEAPKLTNFLGTIARNGHMAPLNYIDWRALPDENKEKMWQQVQSKFDIDPKSKSWILKSIGTKWRNWKANLKVVHYDLHETNEERLADCDARVLPDQWRILVSFWNSKEAQDRSVTNKANRRRQKLSHTTGTKSFARIREEQREKRPDGKELSQAELFILTRTRKDGQPVNEASSSIISQLRELAAQHQGTSQNTTVEDDVFFQVMGQDRNGRARTYGLGPVPSDLGGPKPSPAEARRIVSEANAEVREMKERMMVMEQTCVQMAAQMATMMSMMSTMQMKFPEIFKYKRKEAEYKCWQGSTQKAVMIC, from the exons ATGAAACGTAAGTGTAGTAGTGGCAGACGCAAGCCAAAACTTGCCCATGTGATGGGTGCAGAGGAGGCATCTCCTAATGTTGTGAGTCTAAAAACTCGAGGTAACTTGGGCCTGGAAGATCCTGATGATACTGAAGTTAACAATAGAATAGAAATTGGAATGGAAGAAAATGGCAACCATAGAAGCAGGCAGCAAGGAGGCTCTAAAAACCAGAAAGTAATTGATGCGGCCATGGAAGATGGCATGAGGTCATTTCCTGAAACAAATGCAGTGGAATGTGCTGATCTCTCAATGAAAGCTAGGAGCAGAATGACTAGATCATCAAGGGGTCTTTCTTCATCAGGCATAAATCCAAGTTTTAATGCAGTCCTGGAGCAGGAAGAACAGATGCACCCAAAAGAACCAAACATGTCTCAGGATTCACAATATAAAGAGCAAGAATTAGAAGCTGCTTTGGCG GTGATTAGGAAGGTTATGAAAATGGATGCAGCTAAGCCCTTCAATGTTCCAGCTGATCCTATTGCACTGGGAATACCT GAGTATTTTGATCTTATTAATACAGGTACACCTGTGGATTTTGGCACAATATGCAGCAACCTTCAAAATGGTGTAGAGTACAAGAACTCAAAGGATGTTTTAAGAGATGTGCAGCATATCTGGGATCAGTGTCATAAGTATAATAGAAAAGGCCATGTTTTGGAGCTCATGAAGCAGGTGAAGAAAAGTTTCACACAGTTATGGACAGAAGCTGGGTTATATTGGGAACAACAGGAGGATATTGGTG GACATTCACACTTACCTCCTCCAACTACAAGGTGCAGCATGCATGAACATAGCCAGTCATATCAGTCCATGCAGAGGACTTGCCAGTGTCAGTTGGGCTCTGTTCGGCGGCAGACTTCCAATCCACAGGCTGGTACAAGTGTTGGCATCAAAG GCTCTACCTTGAGACGGAGCCCACGGGGACATAGGTGTCAAGTGGATCCTCTAAATGACAGACCAACCTGCTCACAGCAGGGAGTTTTATGGCTCAGCCAACCACAACTCCAGCAGCACCTGCCATCAGTGAGCTGTGGCCATCCATATGAATCCCGCCAAAGGTCTTGCCAGTGCCAGCCAACCTCTGGGCAGCTGCAGCATTCTCAGCCATTTGATGGAATAGATATCAGCAATGCAG GAGAAGACTTCTACTCATCTCCTCCTGAACAGTCCATGATAAGACTCACCAAACGTGGGCGTAAATACCCAATTGGCCCAATGAATGACTACATCAGCCAAGGACATCAAGATCAGATAACTTCAGGCAATACACTTCCAGATCGGCCCCCACCTAGCAGAGGCCAGCAACATCAACCCCAGGGACAGGGCTGCCTTATCTCTAGTCCGCTGCATCCTAGCTTTGTCCAGCTGGATCCTGGTGTGGAAATAGATAGTGCAG AAGAACGTTTTTCCTCTTCACCGCCACCTGCAGAGTCTATGATAAGGTGCAGCAAACACCAGCCTAGGTACCTTGCCAGCCCAATGACACAGCAGAGTGACAGAACTCCAAGCCAAATGAAACTCCATCAACCCTCATCAAGTTGTGGTCCACCACATGACTCTCATCATGGGACTTGCAGAGTCCTGATGAGCTCTTGCCAGACACAAGCTGCCACAGATACGGGTAATGCAG CTTCTAGCAGCATTAGGAGGAAAGGACGTGGCCCAACACGCTGCCTCAATGTATGGAATACTGAAGGCAAGATACTTATTGCCACCAATGAGCTTGGGCAGCCCATTGGCCTTGAAGCTCCCAAACTGACCAACTTCCTTGGCACCATTGCCCGGAATGGGCACATGGCGCCCCTTAATTATATTGATTGGAGGGCATTACCAGATGAGAACAAGGAGAAAATGTGGCAGCAAGTTCAG TCAAAGTTTGATATTGACCCAAAAAGCAAAAGTTGGATCTTGAAGTCCATTGGCACAAAATGGAGGAACTGGAAAGCTAATTTAAAAGTTGTACATTATGATCTCCACGAGACCAATGAGGAGCGGCTTGCAGATTGTGATGCAAGGGTCCTTCCAGATCAGTGGAGGATCCTTGTTTCTTTTTGGAATTCGAAAGAAGCACAG GATCGCAGTGTCACAAATAAGGCCAATCGCAGAAGGCAGAAGTTAAGTCACACAACAGGCACAAAGAGCTTTGCCCGAATACGTGAGGAGCAG CGTGAGAAGAGGCCTGATGGGAAGGAACTGTCCCAGGCAGAGCTATTCATACTGACTCGTACTCGCAAAGATGGTCAGCCTGTGAATGAGGCTTCATCATCAATAATT TCCCAACTTCGTGAACTAGCTGCTCAACACCAGGGAACCTCACAAAATACTACTGTTGAAGATGATGTATTCTTTCAAGTCATGGGGCAAGATAGAAATGGACGTGCACGCACTTATGGGTTGGGTCCTGTCCCATCTGATCTTGGGGGTCCAAAACCTAGTCCTGCTGAAGCCAGGAGAATTGTCTCAGAGGCTAATGCAGAGGTACGTGAGATGAAAGAGAGAATGATGGTCATGGAGCAGACATGTGTGCAAATGGCAGCTCAAATGGCTACCATGATGTCAATGATGTCAACCATGCAGATGAAGTTCCCTG AGATCTTCAAGTATAAGAGGAAGGAAGCAGAATACAAGTGTTGGCAAG GTAGCACGCAGAAAGCGGTGATGATTTGCTAG
- the LOC127802577 gene encoding uncharacterized protein LOC127802577 isoform X1: MKRKCSSGRRKPKLAHVMGAEEASPNVVSLKTRGNLGLEDPDDTEVNNRIEIGMEENGNHRSRQQGGSKNQKVIDAAMEDGMRSFPETNAVECADLSMKARSRMTRSSRGLSSSGINPSFNAVLEQEEQMHPKEPNMSQDSQYKEQELEAALAVIRKVMKMDAAKPFNVPADPIALGIPEYFDLINTGTPVDFGTICSNLQNGVEYKNSKDVLRDVQHIWDQCHKYNRKGHVLELMKQVKKSFTQLWTEAGLYWEQQEDIGGHSHLPPPTTRCSMHEHSQSYQSMQRTCQCQLGSVRRQTSNPQAGTSVGIKGSTLRRSPRGHRCQVDPLNDRPTCSQQGVLWLSQPQLQQHLPSVSCGHPYESRQRSCQCQPTSGQLQHSQPFDGIDISNAGEDFYSSPPEQSMIRLTKRGRKYPIGPMNDYISQGHQDQITSGNTLPDRPPPSRGQQHQPQGQGCLISSPLHPSFVQLDPGVEIDSAEERFSSSPPPAESMIRCSKHQPRYLASPMTQQSDRTPSQMKLHQPSSSCGPPHDSHHGTCRVLMSSCQTQAATDTGNAASSSIRRKGRGPTRCLNVWNTEGKILIATNELGQPIGLEAPKLTNFLGTIARNGHMAPLNYIDWRALPDENKEKMWQQVQSKFDIDPKSKSWILKSIGTKWRNWKANLKVVHYDLHETNEERLADCDARVLPDQWRILVSFWNSKEAQDRSVTNKANRRRQKLSHTTGTKSFARIREEQREKRPDGKELSQAELFILTRTRKDGQPVNEASSSIISQLRELAAQHQGTSQNTTVEDDVFFQVMGQDRNGRARTYGLGPVPSDLGGPKPSPAEARRIVSEANAEVREMKERMMVMEQTCVQMAAQMATMMSMMSTMQMKFPGKQLPNVAVSSNSEGSQELQRSSSIRGRKQNTSVGKVARRKR, translated from the exons ATGAAACGTAAGTGTAGTAGTGGCAGACGCAAGCCAAAACTTGCCCATGTGATGGGTGCAGAGGAGGCATCTCCTAATGTTGTGAGTCTAAAAACTCGAGGTAACTTGGGCCTGGAAGATCCTGATGATACTGAAGTTAACAATAGAATAGAAATTGGAATGGAAGAAAATGGCAACCATAGAAGCAGGCAGCAAGGAGGCTCTAAAAACCAGAAAGTAATTGATGCGGCCATGGAAGATGGCATGAGGTCATTTCCTGAAACAAATGCAGTGGAATGTGCTGATCTCTCAATGAAAGCTAGGAGCAGAATGACTAGATCATCAAGGGGTCTTTCTTCATCAGGCATAAATCCAAGTTTTAATGCAGTCCTGGAGCAGGAAGAACAGATGCACCCAAAAGAACCAAACATGTCTCAGGATTCACAATATAAAGAGCAAGAATTAGAAGCTGCTTTGGCG GTGATTAGGAAGGTTATGAAAATGGATGCAGCTAAGCCCTTCAATGTTCCAGCTGATCCTATTGCACTGGGAATACCT GAGTATTTTGATCTTATTAATACAGGTACACCTGTGGATTTTGGCACAATATGCAGCAACCTTCAAAATGGTGTAGAGTACAAGAACTCAAAGGATGTTTTAAGAGATGTGCAGCATATCTGGGATCAGTGTCATAAGTATAATAGAAAAGGCCATGTTTTGGAGCTCATGAAGCAGGTGAAGAAAAGTTTCACACAGTTATGGACAGAAGCTGGGTTATATTGGGAACAACAGGAGGATATTGGTG GACATTCACACTTACCTCCTCCAACTACAAGGTGCAGCATGCATGAACATAGCCAGTCATATCAGTCCATGCAGAGGACTTGCCAGTGTCAGTTGGGCTCTGTTCGGCGGCAGACTTCCAATCCACAGGCTGGTACAAGTGTTGGCATCAAAG GCTCTACCTTGAGACGGAGCCCACGGGGACATAGGTGTCAAGTGGATCCTCTAAATGACAGACCAACCTGCTCACAGCAGGGAGTTTTATGGCTCAGCCAACCACAACTCCAGCAGCACCTGCCATCAGTGAGCTGTGGCCATCCATATGAATCCCGCCAAAGGTCTTGCCAGTGCCAGCCAACCTCTGGGCAGCTGCAGCATTCTCAGCCATTTGATGGAATAGATATCAGCAATGCAG GAGAAGACTTCTACTCATCTCCTCCTGAACAGTCCATGATAAGACTCACCAAACGTGGGCGTAAATACCCAATTGGCCCAATGAATGACTACATCAGCCAAGGACATCAAGATCAGATAACTTCAGGCAATACACTTCCAGATCGGCCCCCACCTAGCAGAGGCCAGCAACATCAACCCCAGGGACAGGGCTGCCTTATCTCTAGTCCGCTGCATCCTAGCTTTGTCCAGCTGGATCCTGGTGTGGAAATAGATAGTGCAG AAGAACGTTTTTCCTCTTCACCGCCACCTGCAGAGTCTATGATAAGGTGCAGCAAACACCAGCCTAGGTACCTTGCCAGCCCAATGACACAGCAGAGTGACAGAACTCCAAGCCAAATGAAACTCCATCAACCCTCATCAAGTTGTGGTCCACCACATGACTCTCATCATGGGACTTGCAGAGTCCTGATGAGCTCTTGCCAGACACAAGCTGCCACAGATACGGGTAATGCAG CTTCTAGCAGCATTAGGAGGAAAGGACGTGGCCCAACACGCTGCCTCAATGTATGGAATACTGAAGGCAAGATACTTATTGCCACCAATGAGCTTGGGCAGCCCATTGGCCTTGAAGCTCCCAAACTGACCAACTTCCTTGGCACCATTGCCCGGAATGGGCACATGGCGCCCCTTAATTATATTGATTGGAGGGCATTACCAGATGAGAACAAGGAGAAAATGTGGCAGCAAGTTCAG TCAAAGTTTGATATTGACCCAAAAAGCAAAAGTTGGATCTTGAAGTCCATTGGCACAAAATGGAGGAACTGGAAAGCTAATTTAAAAGTTGTACATTATGATCTCCACGAGACCAATGAGGAGCGGCTTGCAGATTGTGATGCAAGGGTCCTTCCAGATCAGTGGAGGATCCTTGTTTCTTTTTGGAATTCGAAAGAAGCACAG GATCGCAGTGTCACAAATAAGGCCAATCGCAGAAGGCAGAAGTTAAGTCACACAACAGGCACAAAGAGCTTTGCCCGAATACGTGAGGAGCAG CGTGAGAAGAGGCCTGATGGGAAGGAACTGTCCCAGGCAGAGCTATTCATACTGACTCGTACTCGCAAAGATGGTCAGCCTGTGAATGAGGCTTCATCATCAATAATT TCCCAACTTCGTGAACTAGCTGCTCAACACCAGGGAACCTCACAAAATACTACTGTTGAAGATGATGTATTCTTTCAAGTCATGGGGCAAGATAGAAATGGACGTGCACGCACTTATGGGTTGGGTCCTGTCCCATCTGATCTTGGGGGTCCAAAACCTAGTCCTGCTGAAGCCAGGAGAATTGTCTCAGAGGCTAATGCAGAGGTACGTGAGATGAAAGAGAGAATGATGGTCATGGAGCAGACATGTGTGCAAATGGCAGCTCAAATGGCTACCATGATGTCAATGATGTCAACCATGCAGATGAAGTTCCCTGGTAAGCAGCTTCCTAATGTGGCTGTGTCTAGCAATTCTGAGGGATCACAAGAATTGCAG AGATCTTCAAGTATAAGAGGAAGGAAGCAGAATACAAGTGTTGGCAAG GTAGCACGCAGAAAGCGGTGA
- the LOC127801190 gene encoding protein DMP5-like, which produces MSLRIRPAPSKQTSGPDALNSDSPPETPKSPARSSLSKRALSQTLTSTANLANLLPTGTLLAFQLLTPIFTKNGVCDGATRPLTLLLLLLLGLSSFLASFTDSVKSPDGQVLYGFATFKGLYLFDVYQPSSSSGDRLPDLSKYRMRFMDLIHAVLSVLVFVAVALRDKNVVSCFYPVPGRETREVLDIVPIGIGVICSLLFMVFPTRRHGIGYPLTSGN; this is translated from the coding sequence ATGTCTCTGAGGATAAGGCCAGCTCCCTCCAAGCAAACATCTGGACCCGATGCACTGAATTCCGATTCGCCACCGGAGACCCCCAAGTCGCCGGCGCGGTCGTCACTGTCCAAGCGGGCGCTGTCGCAGACGCTAACCAGCACGGCGAACCTGGCCAATCTCCTGCCGACGGGCACCCTCCTGGCCTTCCAGCTCCTGACCCCGATCTTCACCAAGAACGGCGTCTGCGACGGCGCCACCCGGCCGCTGAcgcttctcctcctcctcctgctcGGCCTCTCCAGCTTCCTCGCCTCCTTCACTGACAGCGTCAAGTCGCCGGACGGCCAAGTCCTCTACGGCTTCGCCACCTTCAAAGGCCTCTATCTCTTCGACGTCTACCAACCCAGCAGCTCGTCCGGCGATCGGCTTCCCGATCTGAGCAAGTACAGGATGAGGTTCATGGATTTGATTCACGCAGTTCTCTCAGTGCTCGTGTTCGTCGCGGTGGCTTTGAGGGACAAGAACGTGGTGAGTTGCTTCTACCCGGTGCCCGGGCGTGAAACTCGGGAGGTCCTGGACATCGTTCCGATCGGAATCGGCGTCATCTGCAGCTTGCTGTTTATGGTTTTCCCGACCAGAAGGCACGGCATTGGTTACCCTCTTACTTCAGGCAATTGA
- the LOC127800972 gene encoding probable sodium/metabolite cotransporter BASS2, chloroplastic, producing the protein MSASLSLCFTASTSNLRFRTQPSVPLFGPIKLKCPAISNPPKLPNLLTVRSGHGNPSSDRALGGLAEPRWQKLLSTAASLYPLYVAVGGVVACLRPSTFSWFVKRGPASYSLSLGFIMLAMGLTLELRDFLNLFMQRPLSIIFGCVAQYTIMPSLGFIISKALGLSPSVSVGLILLACCPGGTASNVVTLIARGDVPLSIVMTACTTLGAVLLTPLLTTILAGTYVPIDAVKLSISTLQVVVAPILLGSYIQSTFPSFVKVVTPFSPLFAVLASSLLACSVFSENVIRLKSSMAVASIASGTSPFLIAQTILSGELGLVILSVVLLHFAGFFLGYLSATLSGFKEPQRRAISIEVGMQNSSLGVVLAASHFTSPMVAFPPAMSAVIMNIMGSSLGFFWRYIDPSDSKTNRGVDDSNHETTS; encoded by the exons ATGTCTGCGTCCCTTTCACTCTGCTTCACCGCTTCCACTTCAAACCTACGATTTCGAACTCAACCAAGTGTTCCTCTATTCGGGCCCATCAAATTGAAATGCCCCGCCATTTCCAATCCCCCAAAGCTCCCAAATCTGCTCACCGTCAGATCCGGGCACGGAAACCCTAGCTCCGATCGCGCATTGGGCGGCCTAGCTGAACCCAGATGGCAAAAATTGCTGTCCACTGCAGCAAGCCTTTACCCTCTCTATGTTGCAGTTGGAGGGGTGGTAGCTTGCTTGAGACCTTCCACTTTCTCGTGGTTTGTGAAGCGAGGGCCAGCTTCTTATAGCTTGTCGCTTGGTTTCATTATGTTGGCAATGGGGCTGACATTGGAGCTCAGGGACTTCTTAAATTTGTTCATGCAAAGGCCCCTTTCT ATAATTTTTGGATGCGTTGCTCAGTATACAATTATGCCATCTCTTGGATTTATCATTAGCAAAGCTTTGGGGCTTTCTCCTTCGGTTTCAGTTGGTTTAATATTGCTTGCTTGTTGCCCTGGAGGTACAGCGTCCAATGTG GTGACCTTAATTGCTCGAGGAGATGTTCCCTTATCTATTGTAATGACAGCTTGCACAACTCTTGGAGCTGTACTTCTAACTCCACTTTTAACGACAATTCTGGCTGGAACTTATGTTCCCATTGATGCTGTTAAACTTTCCATCAGCACTCTGCAG GTGGTGGTTGCTCCAATTCTACTGGGTTCTTATATACAGAGCACATTTCCTTCATTTGTGAAAGTTGTGACACCTTTTTCACCCCTTTTTGCCGTTCTAGCTTCATCTCTTCTAGCTTGCAG TGTATTCTCAGAAAATGTCATTCGTCTGAAATCTTCTATGGCTGTTGCATCTATAGCATCTGGGACGTCTCCCTTTCTTATTGCCCAAACAATTCTATCTGGTGAACTGGGGCTTGTAATACTTTCCGTAGTACTATTGCATTTTGCAGGATTTTTTTTGGG GTATCTGTCAGCAACTCTTTCTGGGTTCAAGGAGCCACAACGGCGAGCAATATCAATTGAG GTCGGCATGCAAAATTCTTCCTTAGGGGTGGTTTTAGCAGCCTCCCATTTCACCTCACCGATGGTTGCATTTCCTCCTGCCATGTCTGCTGTAATAATGAATATTATGGGAAGCAGTTTGGGTTTCTTCTGGAGATACATTGATCCATCTGACTCAAAAACTAACCGTGGAGTTGATGACAGCAACCATGAAACGACTAGTTGA
- the LOC127801123 gene encoding protein TIFY 10b-like isoform X2 codes for MACGSLVEKDFMNAEMINNSDPENCHKDELLTPSDSEKEDRETAQTLHLFENNSIAESFTPHNTNHDEGHNSEAIKPKMPLLPPAFSSVGVRKPSLLERALLFPGLSRDVMLSGDKAASPQLTIFYAGTINVYDDVPFDKAQAIMLLAGQKSVSATVHENITKTDVKKPLNPHNLPPVCGQLNAGVLPLSRKFSLQRFLERRRGRITNKAPYATSNTKHDEPTTATNDLNQRRRLTLSPFPSRSANFYPACIYP; via the exons ATGGCTTGCGGCTCACTAGTTGAAAAGGATTTCATGAATGCAGAGATGATCAACAACTCTGACCCTGAAAATTGCCATAAGGATGAACTATTAACACCTTCTGATTCGGAGAAAGAAGATAGGGAGACAGCTCAAACCCTCCATTTGTTTGAAAACAACTCTATTGCAGAAAGTTTTACTCCACATAATACCAATCACGATGAAGGGCATAATTCAGAAGCTATTAAACCTAAAATGCCCTTGTTGCCACCAGCATTTTCCTCTGTTGGCGTTCGAAAACCTTCACTTCTGGAGCGAGCATTATTGTTTCCGGGACTCAG CCGAGATGTGATGCTTTCCGGTGACAAGGCCGCATCGCCACAGCTAACTATCTTTTATGCTGGGACGATCAACGTGTACGATGATGTTCCCTTTGACAAG GCACAAGCCATCATGCTTCTTGCTGGACAGAAGTCCGTATCAGCCACTGTTCatgaaaatataacaaaaaccGATGTGAAAAAGCCGCTGAATCCACATAACTTGCCTCCAGTTTGTGGCCAATTAAATGCAG GCGTCCTTCCACTTTCAAGAAAATTCTCCCTCCAACGCTTCCTCGAAAGACGCCGTGGCAG GATAACAAACAAGGCTCCATATGCCACTTCCAACACAAAACATGATGAGCCAACTACTGCAACCAATGACTTGAACCAAAGAAGAAG
- the LOC127801123 gene encoding protein TIFY 10b-like isoform X4 — protein sequence MACGSLVEKDFMNAEMINNSDPENCHKDELLTPSDSEKEDRETAQTLHLFENNSIAESFTPHNTNHDEGHNSEAIKPKMPLLPPAFSSVGVRKPSLLERALLFPGLSRDVMLSGDKAASPQLTIFYAGTINVYDDVPFDKAQAIMLLAGQKSVSATVHENITKTDVKKPLNPHNLPPVCGQLNAGVLPLSRKFSLQRFLERRRGRITNKAPYATSNTKHDEPTTATNDLNQRRS from the exons ATGGCTTGCGGCTCACTAGTTGAAAAGGATTTCATGAATGCAGAGATGATCAACAACTCTGACCCTGAAAATTGCCATAAGGATGAACTATTAACACCTTCTGATTCGGAGAAAGAAGATAGGGAGACAGCTCAAACCCTCCATTTGTTTGAAAACAACTCTATTGCAGAAAGTTTTACTCCACATAATACCAATCACGATGAAGGGCATAATTCAGAAGCTATTAAACCTAAAATGCCCTTGTTGCCACCAGCATTTTCCTCTGTTGGCGTTCGAAAACCTTCACTTCTGGAGCGAGCATTATTGTTTCCGGGACTCAG CCGAGATGTGATGCTTTCCGGTGACAAGGCCGCATCGCCACAGCTAACTATCTTTTATGCTGGGACGATCAACGTGTACGATGATGTTCCCTTTGACAAG GCACAAGCCATCATGCTTCTTGCTGGACAGAAGTCCGTATCAGCCACTGTTCatgaaaatataacaaaaaccGATGTGAAAAAGCCGCTGAATCCACATAACTTGCCTCCAGTTTGTGGCCAATTAAATGCAG GCGTCCTTCCACTTTCAAGAAAATTCTCCCTCCAACGCTTCCTCGAAAGACGCCGTGGCAG GATAACAAACAAGGCTCCATATGCCACTTCCAACACAAAACATGATGAGCCAACTACTGCAACCAATGACTTGAACCAAAGAAGAAG
- the LOC127801123 gene encoding protein TIFY 10b-like isoform X1, whose amino-acid sequence MACGSLVEKDFMNAEMINNSDPENCHKDELLTPSDSEKEDRETAQTLHLFENNSIAESFTPHNTNHDEGHNSEAIKPKMPLLPPAFSSVGVRKPSLLERALLFPGLSRDVMLSGDKAASPQLTIFYAGTINVYDDVPFDKAQAIMLLAGQKSVSATVHENITKTDVKKPLNPHNLPPVCGQLNAGVLPLSRKFSLQRFLERRRGRITNKAPYATSNTKHDEPTTATNDLNQRRRLTLSPFPSRSANFYPACIYP is encoded by the exons ATGGCTTGCGGCTCACTAGTTGAAAAGGATTTCATGAATGCAGAGATGATCAACAACTCTGACCCTGAAAATTGCCATAAGGATGAACTATTAACACCTTCTGATTCGGAGAAAGAAGATAGGGAGACAGCTCAAACCCTCCATTTGTTTGAAAACAACTCTATTGCAGAAAGTTTTACTCCACATAATACCAATCACGATGAAGGGCATAATTCAGAAGCTATTAAACCTAAAATGCCCTTGTTGCCACCAGCATTTTCCTCTGTTGGCGTTCGAAAACCTTCACTTCTGGAGCGAGCATTATTGTTTCCGGGACTCAG CCGAGATGTGATGCTTTCCGGTGACAAGGCCGCATCGCCACAGCTAACTATCTTTTATGCTGGGACGATCAACGTGTACGATGATGTTCCCTTTGACAAG GCACAAGCCATCATGCTTCTTGCTGGACAGAAGTCCGTATCAGCCACTGTTCatgaaaatataacaaaaaccGATGTGAAAAAGCCGCTGAATCCACATAACTTGCCTCCAGTTTGTGGCCAATTAAATGCAG GCGTCCTTCCACTTTCAAGAAAATTCTCCCTCCAACGCTTCCTCGAAAGACGCCGTGGCAG GATAACAAACAAGGCTCCATATGCCACTTCCAACACAAAACATGATGAGCCAACTACTGCAACCAATGACTTGAACCAAAGAAGAAGGTTGACTCTCTCACCTTTCCCTTCAAGATCAGCAAATTTTTATCCTGCTTGCATATACCCATAA
- the LOC127801123 gene encoding protein TIFY 10b-like isoform X3 codes for MINNSDPENCHKDELLTPSDSEKEDRETAQTLHLFENNSIAESFTPHNTNHDEGHNSEAIKPKMPLLPPAFSSVGVRKPSLLERALLFPGLSRDVMLSGDKAASPQLTIFYAGTINVYDDVPFDKAQAIMLLAGQKSVSATVHENITKTDVKKPLNPHNLPPVCGQLNAGVLPLSRKFSLQRFLERRRGRITNKAPYATSNTKHDEPTTATNDLNQRRRLTLSPFPSRSANFYPACIYP; via the exons ATGATCAACAACTCTGACCCTGAAAATTGCCATAAGGATGAACTATTAACACCTTCTGATTCGGAGAAAGAAGATAGGGAGACAGCTCAAACCCTCCATTTGTTTGAAAACAACTCTATTGCAGAAAGTTTTACTCCACATAATACCAATCACGATGAAGGGCATAATTCAGAAGCTATTAAACCTAAAATGCCCTTGTTGCCACCAGCATTTTCCTCTGTTGGCGTTCGAAAACCTTCACTTCTGGAGCGAGCATTATTGTTTCCGGGACTCAG CCGAGATGTGATGCTTTCCGGTGACAAGGCCGCATCGCCACAGCTAACTATCTTTTATGCTGGGACGATCAACGTGTACGATGATGTTCCCTTTGACAAG GCACAAGCCATCATGCTTCTTGCTGGACAGAAGTCCGTATCAGCCACTGTTCatgaaaatataacaaaaaccGATGTGAAAAAGCCGCTGAATCCACATAACTTGCCTCCAGTTTGTGGCCAATTAAATGCAG GCGTCCTTCCACTTTCAAGAAAATTCTCCCTCCAACGCTTCCTCGAAAGACGCCGTGGCAG GATAACAAACAAGGCTCCATATGCCACTTCCAACACAAAACATGATGAGCCAACTACTGCAACCAATGACTTGAACCAAAGAAGAAGGTTGACTCTCTCACCTTTCCCTTCAAGATCAGCAAATTTTTATCCTGCTTGCATATACCCATAA